The genomic DNA CGTCCAGGCGTTCGGCTTCGTTGTAACAAGGGATCACGACGATCACGGTGGCCAGCTGATAGCACACCCTTGAAGGTGGAGGTCGCGCGCACCATGCTCCGGGCGCCCATGCTGTCTGGACAAGCCCACCTCTATCGCATCGACGAGCTCTACCGCGACGATCACATGGTGATCGTCAACAAGCCGGCGGGGGTCTCGGTGCACAAGGGGTGGGACGCCGCGCCGGTCAACCTGGTCAAGCTCGTCCGGAACCTGATGAAGCGTCGCGTCCACCCCGTGCACCGCCTCGACCGGCCGACGAGCGGCGCGCTCGTCTTCGCGTTCGACGGTGAGACGGCCGGCATGCTGCAAGATCACTTTCGCGAGAAGACCATCGAGAAGCGCTACCTCGCGCTGGTCCGCGGGGTCACCGAAGAGGGTGGCGTCGTCGACCACCCCATCCCGCGCAAGCCCAAGGGCGAGCGCGTCGACGCCGTTACCCACTATCGGCGGCTCGCGGTCGCGCTCGATCGCTACTCGCTCGTCGAGGCCCGCCCCGAGACCGGGCGCCTCCACCAGATCCGCCGGCACATGAAGCACCTCAGCCACCCGCTGATCTGCGACACGCGCTACGGCGATGGACGCGAGAACGACAAGTTCCGTCACGAGTTCGGCCTCTGGCGCCTCGCCCTCCACGCCGCGTCGATCCGCTTTCGCCACCCCCACACCGGCGTGCCCGTCGACATCCAGGCCCCGCTCCCGGACGACCTGCGCGTCCCGCTCGAGCGCATCGGCTTCGTCGCGGGTGACTACGCGCTGGCCTGACGCAGCTCAGTCCTCTGGGTCGTCGAGCGGCTGGGCCTTGCCCTCGATGATCTCGAGCAGGCCTCGCGCCTCCTGAGCGACCTCGACCTCGGGACCCGTCTCGAGGAAGCGCTTCAGGTAGGCGGCCGACGCCGCCTCCTCGCCTCGCGCGTAGTGCGTCAGGCCCATCAAGTAGAGCCCGTCCGGGTCGTCCTTGCTGCGGGCGAGCACCTGCTGACCCATGCGCAGCGCCTGATCGTAGCGGCCGAGCATGCGGAGCGTGTGGCCGAGGTGGATCATCGCGCCGACGTACGCGGGGGCCTTCTCGAGCGCGACGACGTAGGCCTTCATCGCCTTGTCGAACGCGCCCTTCTCGAAGTGGGCGGTGCCGAGGAAGAAGTACGCGTACTCGTTGTCGGGCTGCTCGATCACGAGCCGCTCCAGCTCCTCGAGCGCGCCGTCCACGTCTCCCTCGCGGATCCGCTCTGCGCCCTCTTGGGCCGCGTCCCAGCGATCGCCCTCGTCCGGTCGGTCCGTCATCGCGCCGGAACGTGCTCCGCGCGCGCCCCGTCCGCAACCTGTCCGCGCGCCGTCCCCGTCGATGGGCGTCGACTTCGCTACACGGCGGCGCGAACCACGTTTCGCACTCCGAGGGCCACCTGGGGGCCGAAACGGACCGAGTCCGGCTCGAATGCGCTTGGAACACATCCCGCAGAGTCGGGGCACGGGTGGTGCGCCTGGAGGTCGCATGAGCACGAGAGTCACGCTCGCAGTCATCTTCGTCGTCAGCCTCGGGGCGCTGCCCGGGGTCGCCCGCGCGCAGTACGCTCAGCCACCTCAGGGCTACGGACAGCAGCAGCAGCAGCAGCCGTACTACGGCCAGCCTCAGCCCTACGCGCAGCCTCAGCCTTACGCGCAGCAGCCGGCGCCCCAGGCGCGCACGGTGCGCAGGCCGATCATCGGGCTGATCGTCTCGGGCGCGGTGATGCTCGGGGTGAGCTGGCTCATTCACGGCGCGATCGTCAGCCCGTTCGCCGGGTGGAGCATCGACTCGGGCTTCAACGGGCGCTGGGACACTTTCCGCAGCCTGGGGCTCGTTCCCGTGGCCGGCCCGTGGATCCAACTCGCGATCAAACCGACCGGGTTCACGGAAGACGGCTGGGCGCCCTACCTGGTGCTGGACGGAGTCCTTCAGGCGGCCGGGCTGGTGATGCTCGTGCTCGGCGCGTCGATCCAGAACGAGACGACGGTCTACGCCGACGCGGGCGGCTTCGAGCTGGCGGTGCTCCCGACGGCGGGGGACGGCGCGGCGGGCGTGGCCGCGCTCGGTCGCTTCTGATTTCCTCGTCACTCGGCGCGGAACAGGTCGCGCAGATCGCGGAAGGTCTTGAGCTCGATGGCGTTGCCCGAGGGATCTCGCACGAAGAACGTGCCCTGCTCACCGGGCTCGCCCTCGAAGCGGACCCGGGGCGCGATCGAGAACGCGACGCCGGCCGCCTCGAGCTTCGCGGCCATCGCCTCCCACGCGTCCCAGGCCAGCACGGCCCCGAAGTGGCGCACGGGGACCTGGTCCCCGTCGACCTCGTTGGCCGCGCCTCCCTCGAGCGGCGCGTCGATGAGGTGGGCGCTGATCTGGTGACCGTGGAAGTCGAAGTCGATCCACTTCGCGTCCCGACGGCCCACCCGACACCCGAGCAGGTCCACGTAGAAGCGCTCGGTCGCCTCGAGATCGGTCACGGGGAAAGCGAGATGGAAAGGAGTCATGACGGCCTCAACGGTGGATCAACGGCGGGACGCTGTCCACGCGGGTGGCGCGGAAGCGGACGCCGCCGTCCTCCGTCTGACCTTCGAGCGCGCCCCCGCCGTCGAGCTCGGCCGTCAGCCGAGGCCCGTCTTCCGCGAGGGTGAAGCCGAGCGCGGTCCCGGTCTGCTCCCAGCGGCCCGCGCCATCCTCGTCTTCGGGCCCAACGGCCACGCGGCCGCCGTCGAGGAACACGATGACCCGCTCACCCTGGCCCTCGAGCGCGAGCCGCCAGCGGGTCCCCGCCACGGACAGACACGCCTCCTCGAGAGAGGCCTCACCGTCGGCGCACGCGGCGCGGCCGAACATTCGATCGGCGCGGAAGGTCCAGCGCTGCCCGCGCACGTTGATCGCTTCGCCGACCAGGACCGTCCCGTTGGTGACCTCGGCGCGGTACTCCACGAAGCGATCCCCCAGGAACACCCGAAGCAGCGACCCATCCTGGAACCATTCGTCGCTCGCGGGGCTGGCGTCGCCGTGATCTGACGACCGCACGCGGCCCGCCGCGAGGAGATCGAGCTCGAAGCGATAGGTGCCGCCAGGGCCCTCGGCGGTGACCTGCCAGCGCGTCCCGCGCGCGCTCCAGCACGACGC from Sandaracinaceae bacterium includes the following:
- a CDS encoding pseudouridine synthase, encoding MLSGQAHLYRIDELYRDDHMVIVNKPAGVSVHKGWDAAPVNLVKLVRNLMKRRVHPVHRLDRPTSGALVFAFDGETAGMLQDHFREKTIEKRYLALVRGVTEEGGVVDHPIPRKPKGERVDAVTHYRRLAVALDRYSLVEARPETGRLHQIRRHMKHLSHPLICDTRYGDGRENDKFRHEFGLWRLALHAASIRFRHPHTGVPVDIQAPLPDDLRVPLERIGFVAGDYALA
- a CDS encoding tetratricopeptide repeat protein — its product is MTDRPDEGDRWDAAQEGAERIREGDVDGALEELERLVIEQPDNEYAYFFLGTAHFEKGAFDKAMKAYVVALEKAPAYVGAMIHLGHTLRMLGRYDQALRMGQQVLARSKDDPDGLYLMGLTHYARGEEAASAAYLKRFLETGPEVEVAQEARGLLEIIEGKAQPLDDPED
- a CDS encoding VOC family protein, giving the protein MTPFHLAFPVTDLEATERFYVDLLGCRVGRRDAKWIDFDFHGHQISAHLIDAPLEGGAANEVDGDQVPVRHFGAVLAWDAWEAMAAKLEAAGVAFSIAPRVRFEGEPGEQGTFFVRDPSGNAIELKTFRDLRDLFRAE